The DNA window TTCGCTCGAAGCATCGCTCAGAATGACGGTTAAAAGCGAGGTAATTCGTAATTACAAGCTACTTGGTTTGTTTATCGAAATACTGTTTCACTTTATTCTTATAATATAAGTTAAAGTTGGGTGGTGTGCTGCGGAGTATTTCGGCTTCTTTGTTTTTTTGTTTTACGTATTCTTCGAAGGTTTTTTGTTGGGTGCCTTTTACTTTATCTTGTCCTTCGGTGGCTTTACGTTGGTTATCGGTTTCGCGTTCTTGTTGTGCTTTTTCACTCTCCAACATGCGAGACATAATTTCTTGCTGGCGTTTTAATGTTTCAGGTGTGATACGTTTATTATATAAATCTTTTTCGTTTTGATCCATCAACTTTTGTATCTGCTCCAATTGTTGCTTCAATTGTGTAGCTCCTTCTTTGCCCATCTGCTGGCTCATTTGTCGCATACGTTGCCTGATGGCAGACTGCATGGCGGCTGCTTGTGCAAACTCTTTAGTCATGCCTGGCTGTCCGCTTTCTCCTGGTTTTCCTTGGCCAGGTTTTTGACCTTTTTTCATTTCTTCAATTTTTTTGCTCAATTGGTCTTGCAGTTCTTTCATACTACCAATACCATCTTTTTTGCCCTCGCCAGGCTTCTTCTTTTTACCAGGTTTCTTACAACTTTTACTTCCCGGTTTGCTCGAGCTACTTTCATTCATTTGGTCTTGCATCTGCTTTAATACTTCGCTCAACATCACGGCCAAATTATTTACATGCGTCATTACATATTGTTGTTTCGCACGAGCCATATATATATTTCTGTCGGCCATTAATGCAATAGTATTATCCATGTTTGCATTAATTTGTCCGATCTCTTTATTAATGATTTTACTTATTTGTTGTACACGCTTACTCAACGCAAGCAAACTATCTTCTATAATACTTGCATCGCCTTTTAATTTCTTTTGTTTCTGCCCTATTTTCACAAACTGCGGATTATATCCATTCACGCCCTTAAGCTCTTCCATCAAGGCTTCTTGGTCGAAACTCAGTTGTAATAAATTCTCCAATATCTGACGAAGATTATCATAGTCCTCGCTTTCTTGCTCAATGTCTTTGTCCTGCATTTTTTTCTCCAACTTCTCTTTCATCTGCTTCATTTTATCGGCAGCTTCTTTCTGTTTTTTGGCAGCTTTCTCTTTTTGCTTTTTGCTAAGTTCACTTTCACTATCTTTCTGTTTTTCTTCTATATCTTTTTGTTCTTCTTTGGTGTCCTGCAATTCATCAGGTTTTTCCAATTCTGCATTTTTCTCTTCTATATCTTTTAAATCTTTTTCTACGTCTTTAAATTCTTTATTCAGTTCTTCTTGTTTCTTTTGTATATCTTCGGGCTTGCTATCTTTTTGCTTAGTTTCTTCAGCTAATTTTTCCTGCTTTTTACTCAATTCATCTAGCTTGTCAACTGTTTGTTGCATCTTTTGTTCGAGCTCTAATTTTTTGAACATTTCTAGCATACGATCGAGTTCTTTTTGCACCTCTTTATCTTGCACCTGCATCTCGTTCAACTTCTCTTTCATTATCTCCTTATCGTTCTGTTTCAGCAAGTCTTCAAACTGTTTCATCAACTCTTTCATCTCCTCATTCAGCACATCTTTCATCATCTTTTGCAACTCTTCCTGCTTCTGCATCATCTCAGGATTTTGTTGGTTCAACTCCTGCTTCATTTCCATATTCTGCTGATTCTCTTGTTGCACTTGCTCCAATTGTTTTTGCAAATCTTTTTGGCGTTTTAATAACTCTTCTATTTGTTTCTTATCTTGCCAATCGAGGTTCTTTTTCTCTGCTAATTTCTCTTGCAATTTTTTCAAATCTTTTTGCAATTTGCCTGCTTCTTTCAATGCTTGGGTCAATTCTTTTTTCACTTCTTTATTGCCCGCTTCAGTTAGTTCTTTTA is part of the Bacteroidota bacterium genome and encodes:
- a CDS encoding DUF4175 family protein, which encodes MTAYQSLLTKLDEFIRKYYKNRLIKGFILVFTILLASWLSAVFLEHFGHFNTTARSFMFYFWVLLSLGVTGYYIVVPLLKLFKIGQHINYEQASNIIGNHFGEVKDKLLNALQLQQNHPHESEGSLLMASIDQKIRELSPIPFTRAVNFKSNYKYIKYAAIPFIILITVLVVSPQIVTEGSKRILEHDTHFEKKAPFDFIISSKKLEAFQNNDYELELKTQGAELPDEVYIELGGKPYRMEKNGNNKFHYTLKNLQKSFDFRFTASDFGSNGYHFEVVPLPVVLNFEIQINYPTYLNKSPEVLQNTGDFTIPAGSEVSWKFVTSHVEQMELKFGDNTHINSQRSDDNYIFTKRFTQSTTYSLIPANSHVKNSDSMSYGISVVPDAYPTVDVEEKKDSFSTKVSYFGGDIADDYGLNRLTFNYKYIKTTDESLLKKPTVSLPITINSTKTQQAFYHYFNFSEITINPGDEIEYYFEVWDNDGVNGSKAARSRAMTLKAPTLEELKELTEAGNKEVKKELTQALKEAGKLQKDLKKLQEKLAEKKNLDWQDKKQIEELLKRQKDLQKQLEQVQQENQQNMEMKQELNQQNPEMMQKQEELQKMMKDVLNEEMKELMKQFEDLLKQNDKEIMKEKLNEMQVQDKEVQKELDRMLEMFKKLELEQKMQQTVDKLDELSKKQEKLAEETKQKDSKPEDIQKKQEELNKEFKDVEKDLKDIEEKNAELEKPDELQDTKEEQKDIEEKQKDSESELSKKQKEKAAKKQKEAADKMKQMKEKLEKKMQDKDIEQESEDYDNLRQILENLLQLSFDQEALMEELKGVNGYNPQFVKIGQKQKKLKGDASIIEDSLLALSKRVQQISKIINKEIGQINANMDNTIALMADRNIYMARAKQQYVMTHVNNLAVMLSEVLKQMQDQMNESSSSKPGSKSCKKPGKKKKPGEGKKDGIGSMKELQDQLSKKIEEMKKGQKPGQGKPGESGQPGMTKEFAQAAAMQSAIRQRMRQMSQQMGKEGATQLKQQLEQIQKLMDQNEKDLYNKRITPETLKRQQEIMSRMLESEKAQQERETDNQRKATEGQDKVKGTQQKTFEEYVKQKNKEAEILRSTPPNFNLYYKNKVKQYFDKQTK